One genomic region from Prionailurus bengalensis isolate Pbe53 chromosome C1, Fcat_Pben_1.1_paternal_pri, whole genome shotgun sequence encodes:
- the STMN1 gene encoding stathmin has translation MASSDIQVKELEKRASGQAFELILSPRSKESVPEFPLSPPKKKDLSLEEIQKKLEAAEERRKSHEAEVLKQLAEKREHEKEVLQKAIEENNNFSKMAEEKLTHKMEANKENREAQMAAKLERLREKDKHIEEVRKNKESKDPADETEAD, from the exons ATGGCTTCTTCTG ATATCCAGGTGAAAGAACTGGAGAAGCGTGCCTCAGGCCAGGCTTTTGAGCTGATTCTCAGCCCTCGATCAAAAGAATCCGTCCCAGaattccccctttcccctccaaaGAAGAAGGATCTTTCCCTGGAGGAAATTCAGAAGAAATTAGAAGCCGCAGAAGAAAGACGCAAG TCCCACGAAGCCGAGGTCTTGAAGCAGCTTGCTGAGAAGCGGGAGCATGAGAAAGAAGTGCTTCAGAAAGCGATCGAGGAGAACAACAACTTCAGTAAAATGGCGGAAGAAAAGCTGACCCACAAAATGGAAGCCAACAAAGAGAACCGAGAGGCACAGATGGCTGCCAAACTGGAGCGCTTGCGGGAGAAG GACAAGCACATTGAAGAAGTACGGAAGAACAAAGAGTCCAAAGACCCTGCTGATGAAACTGAAGCCGACTAA